CTCGACCACCTCCTGGAGGCTGATCCCCTTCAGGAGGCAATAGACCACCGTGGAGGTCACCATGCCCAGGGCGATGGAGCCCCGGAACAGGAAGAACAGGATGAAGACCGCCGCCCACGCCGCGACGGCCATCTCACCCGTCCCGGTCCGGGGCGTCGCGCCAGTCGCCGACCGCGCCCGCCACCAGGTGCCCCGCCAGCAGGAGCATGCTCACGAGATAGACGAAGACCAGGACGCTCCAGGGGATCCGGAGCGAGGCGGAGCGGATGGTATAGCTCTGGGTCATGAACTGGATCCCGGGGAGGACCAGGGTGGCGAGCGCCGCGGCCCCGAGCACCTGCAATGCCACCGAGACCGCCCGCTGGATGCGCGCCGGCAGAGCATCGAAGAGGACGCCGAACGCCACGTGGGACCGCTGGCGCGCCGCCAGGGCGGCTCCGAGGTAGACGAGGCAGATGTACATATAGATAGACAGCTCGAACGGCCAGATGAGCGGGGTGAACAGGTAGCGGAAGACGACCTGGATGACGATGGCGAGGAACATCACCCACAGGGTGATCACCCCGCACGTCTCCTCGAGGAAGCATGCCACCCGATCCAGCAGGGTGCGCACGGCGGATCGCCCCACAAACAGACCGGGGGGTGATGCCCCACCCCCCGGAGCGGCGTTGCCCATGATCACTCGGAACTCGAAAGGCCTACGGAATCCCCTGGATCTTTTCGTACAGGCCCGGCCCCCACTTGGCCTCGAACTCCTTGTAGGCGGGGCGGGCGTTCCTGCGGAAGGCGTCCACGTCGGGATAGACGATCTTGAGGCCGTACTGCTTCTCGAACTTCTCCAGCAGCGTGGCCTCTCCCTCCAAGACCAGGTAATTCATGTACTGGCGCGCGACCGCCAGGGACATCCGCACCCACTGCTTGTACTCGGCCGGCATCCCCTGCCAGAGCGGCTCGTTGATGATGGGCCAGAGCTGGCCGATCACGTGGTTGGTCATCACGATGTACCTGGTGACCTCGTAGAACTTGGCCGCCTCGTTGGTGGGGAGGGGGTTATCCTGCCCATCCACCGTCCCGGTCTTCAGGGCCAGGTACAGCTCGCCGAAGCCGAGCGGAGTGGGGTTGGCCCCGAGCGCTCGGCCCATGGCAATCCACATGGGGGCGCTCGGGACCCGGAGCTTGACATCCTTCATGTCGGCCGGGGTGGTCACCGGCTTCGTCCGGAGGCTCAGCTGCCGCGTCCCCAGGTACCAGACATCGAGGGGGCGGATATTCGTCTTCCGGGCCGCCATCTCGAAGTACTCCTGTCCGATCGGACCGAGCATGACGCGGTAGAGGTGATCGAGATCCCGGAAGAGATACGCCGCGCCGAAGACGCCCATTTCGGGGACATGATCCGCGAACCAGGCGGCGTCGGCGAAGGCCATCTCCAGTGTCCCGCGCTGCACCTTCGTCAGCTTCGTCTTCTGGTCGCCGAGCTGGCCCGAGTGGAAGAGCCGCGCCTTGATCTTCCCCGCGCTGAGTCCCTCCACGGTGCGGGCGAAGACCTCCATCGCCTTGTACTGGGGCTGCGTCGGCACCGCCACCGTGTTCCACTTCAACTCGTACGTCGGATCCGCCCCCAGCGCAGGGGCCGCGGCCGTGAGCCCGCCCGCCAGGATCAGGATCCCTGCGCCTCGGCCGATGGATCCCATGCCCCACCTCCTCTCTCCGGGAGCCGCGACTACGGTCCGAAGACCGCCTCCACCTGTTCCACCACGGCGTCGGCCACCTGTGCCAGGAGGGTTCGCCCCTTCTCCACCGTCACCCCCGCCAACTCGCCGGACCAGCCGGTGGGCAGGAGCTCCCGGATGTCGGCGATGAGGGCACGGCTCGGGCCCGGCCCCTGCGGCCGGGCATCCGACGGGGCCGCCGCATCCGGCGGGGAGGGGTTCCCGGCCCGGTCCAGGTGGACGAGGGCCGGGTCGTGCGCCAGCATGGCCAGGGTGTCGATCGCCCCCCCGTGGCTGAGGCCAGCCGGATCCCCAAGGACCTCCCCGGCCAGCCGGGCGAGCTGGATGATGAGGAAGCGGGCCCGCCCCTCCGCCTGCAGCTCCCCGGCCACGCTCCCCAGGGCAGCGGCATTGCCCCCGTGCCAGTTGAGGACGACGACCTTGTCCGCCCCGTGGCGGGTGAGGCTCAGGCAGACGTCGCGGAAGAGGCGCATGAAGGTCTCGGCCTTGACGGAGAGGGTCCCGGCGAAACCCAGGTGGACCGGGGCAATCCCGAGCGGCCCCAAGGAGACCAGGAGCCCCCGGACGCGCGGGGCGACGGCGCGGCCGACGGCCAGGGCGGCCAGGGCGTCGGTCCCGCAGGGCAGGTGGGGGCCGTGCTGCTCCACGCTCCCCGTCGGAATGAGCACCAGGCCCCGCTCCCAGAGGATCCGCTCGGCCTCCGGCTGGGTGATCTCCGGCAGGTAGTGGTTGGCGGCCACGGAGGACCTCCCGCATCGGCCCCGGCGGTGAACGCAAGGCCGGAGGGTCGCAAGGCTCAGGGCGGACCCGCCCCGCGCGCCCCGGCCCGGGCCCGCCTGACGGGGGCCATTATAGGCTCCGGGCGGGCGGCCCTAAAGGATTTTTGGCCGAGAGGAGCGCGCGCAGGCGCGCGAGCGCCCGGTCGCGCCCCAGAAGGGGCATGATCTCGAAGAGGGGCGGGCTCACGGACCGGCCGGTCAGGGCGACGCGGGTGGCCTGGGCCACCACCCCGAGCTTGATCCCCTTCTCGTCGGCGAAGCCGCGATAGCAGGCTTCCAGGGCGTCGGCGGTGAAGGCGGGCAGCACCTCCAGGCGTGGGAGGAGCTCCCCGAGCAGCGCGATGGCCTCCGGGGTGTGGTGCTTGGCCACCGCCTCGGGGTCCATCGGCACGGGCACATCGAAGAGGAACCGGGAGGACTCGGCCAGCTCGCGGAGCGTCTTCGCCCGCTCGCGGAACGCCACCACGACCGCCACCCGCCAGCTTGGCTCGGTGGTCGCCACCGCCTCCGCGGACACGCCGGCCTGCCCCCAGTGCTCGGGCAAGAGGTCGGCCAGGCGGGCCGGATCGGCCACCCGGAGGTAGTGGGCGTTCAGCCAGTCGAGCTTCCCCTGGTCGAAGACGGCCGCCGCGTTCCCCACCTTCTCCAGCGTGAAGTGCCGGATGAGCTCCTCCGGGGAGAACACCTCCTGGTCCCCGTACGCCCAGCCGAGGCGGGCCAGGTAGTTGACGACGGCCTCCGGGAGGTAGCCCATCTCCCGGAAGGCCATGACGGAGGCGGCGCCGTGCCGCTTCGACAGGCGGGCCCGGTCGGCACCGAGGATGAGGGGGATGTGGGCAAATTTGGGGAGCGGCCGGCCGAGGTGCCGGTAGACCTGGATCTGGCGGGGCGTGTTCGGGATGTGGTCATCCCCTCGGATGACGTGGGTGATCCCCATCTCGCTGTCATCCACGACCACGGCGAAGTTATAGGTCGGGACGCCGTCCGAACGCTGGAGGATGAAGTCGTCCAGGTCCGCATTCTGGAAGCTCACCGGTCCGTGGACGAGATCCTCCACCACCGTCTCCCCCTCCATCTCCGTCCGGATCCGAAGGGCGGCGGGCCGGCCGCCCGGCGCGTGGGCCCGGTCGCGGCAGCGCCCGTCGTACCGGGGGGAGCGGCCTGCCGCCAGCGCCTCTTTCCGGCGGGCCTCCAGCTCCTCCGGCGCGCAGAGGCACCAGTAGGCCCGCCCCTCCCTGACGAGGCGCTCGGCTGCCGCCCGGTACAGGGCCATCCGGTCCGCCTGGCGGATGGGGCCCTCGTCCCATGTGAGCCCCAGCCAGCTCAGGCTCTCCAGGATCGCCTGCACCGACTCCTCGGTGGAGCGCTCCACATCGGTATCCTCGATCCGGAGGATGAAGGTGCCCCCGTGGTGGCGGGCGAAGAGCCAGTTATAGAGGGCAGTCCGGGCCCCCCCGACGTGCAGGGTGCCGGTTGGACTGGGCGCAAACCGGACCCGGACCTTTCCGTGTGTCACGTCCCGCTCCTCGCCCCGGGGAGAGCGCCACAGGAGTACCAGAAGGCGCCGGACCCGTCAACGGCTTTCGGGCGCGCGGGGGGAGGCTGACGCGGCGGGAGAATCGCTTGAGGCGAGGGGGAACGTAAAGTAGAAGGTGGTGCCGGCCCCGAGGCGGGACTCGACCCAGGTCCGCCCCCCGTGGGCCTCCACGATTCGCCGCACGAGCGGGAGCCCGAGCCCGGCCCCTTCGACGCTGCCGGTGAAGGACTCTTCCAGTTGACTGAAGGGACGGAAGATCTCCTCTGCCTTCTCGTGGGGAAGGCCGGGGCCGTTGTCGGCCACCCAGCACTTCAGCGCCCCGCCCTCCACCACCATCCCCACCCGAATGACCGGCTCGGTCTTGTCGCTGAACTTCACGGCGTTGTCCATCAGATTCTCCCAGACCATCTCGAGCAGCCTGGGATCCGCCGCAACCATGAGCGGGGAGAGTGGGGTTTCGGGCGCCACGGCGATCTTCCGGTCCGGATAGCGCTTGCCGACCCGGTCGGCGACCGCCGGGAGGACGGCGTCCGCCCGCACCACCTCCCGCTGCCGGGTCAGGTCGGCCCCCGCCAGGGCGCTGAAGGTGAGGAGCCGGTCCACGAGGCGCTCCAGCTCCTCCGCCTTCTGGGTCATCCCCTGCAGGGCCTCCCGCTGCCGGCCGGTCAGCTCCCCGAGCTGCCCCCGGAGGAGGAGGGCGACGTAGCCGCCGATCACCGTGATGGGGGTCTTGAACTTGTGGGACATCAGCGACAGGAAATCCCCCTTCAGGCGCTCCTCCCGGCGCTGGTCGGTCACGTCCCGTACCACCAGCGCGACCGTCTCCGGCGTCCCATCGGGCCCGAAGGTCCGGGTGAGCTGGGCCGCCAGGGTGAGGGGGAAGGTTTCCCCCGGCCGCGTGAGCTCGAAGTCCA
This is a stretch of genomic DNA from Candidatus Methylomirabilis sp.. It encodes these proteins:
- a CDS encoding sialic acid TRAP transporter substrate-binding protein SiaP; amino-acid sequence: MGSIGRGAGILILAGGLTAAAPALGADPTYELKWNTVAVPTQPQYKAMEVFARTVEGLSAGKIKARLFHSGQLGDQKTKLTKVQRGTLEMAFADAAWFADHVPEMGVFGAAYLFRDLDHLYRVMLGPIGQEYFEMAARKTNIRPLDVWYLGTRQLSLRTKPVTTPADMKDVKLRVPSAPMWIAMGRALGANPTPLGFGELYLALKTGTVDGQDNPLPTNEAAKFYEVTRYIVMTNHVIGQLWPIINEPLWQGMPAEYKQWVRMSLAVARQYMNYLVLEGEATLLEKFEKQYGLKIVYPDVDAFRRNARPAYKEFEAKWGPGLYEKIQGIP
- a CDS encoding TRAP transporter small permease; translation: MRTLLDRVACFLEETCGVITLWVMFLAIVIQVVFRYLFTPLIWPFELSIYMYICLVYLGAALAARQRSHVAFGVLFDALPARIQRAVSVALQVLGAAALATLVLPGIQFMTQSYTIRSASLRIPWSVLVFVYLVSMLLLAGHLVAGAVGDWRDAPDRDG
- the gltX gene encoding glutamate--tRNA ligase, whose amino-acid sequence is MTHGKVRVRFAPSPTGTLHVGGARTALYNWLFARHHGGTFILRIEDTDVERSTEESVQAILESLSWLGLTWDEGPIRQADRMALYRAAAERLVREGRAYWCLCAPEELEARRKEALAAGRSPRYDGRCRDRAHAPGGRPAALRIRTEMEGETVVEDLVHGPVSFQNADLDDFILQRSDGVPTYNFAVVVDDSEMGITHVIRGDDHIPNTPRQIQVYRHLGRPLPKFAHIPLILGADRARLSKRHGAASVMAFREMGYLPEAVVNYLARLGWAYGDQEVFSPEELIRHFTLEKVGNAAAVFDQGKLDWLNAHYLRVADPARLADLLPEHWGQAGVSAEAVATTEPSWRVAVVVAFRERAKTLRELAESSRFLFDVPVPMDPEAVAKHHTPEAIALLGELLPRLEVLPAFTADALEACYRGFADEKGIKLGVVAQATRVALTGRSVSPPLFEIMPLLGRDRALARLRALLSAKNPLGPPARSL
- a CDS encoding creatininase family protein gives rise to the protein MAANHYLPEITQPEAERILWERGLVLIPTGSVEQHGPHLPCGTDALAALAVGRAVAPRVRGLLVSLGPLGIAPVHLGFAGTLSVKAETFMRLFRDVCLSLTRHGADKVVVLNWHGGNAAALGSVAGELQAEGRARFLIIQLARLAGEVLGDPAGLSHGGAIDTLAMLAHDPALVHLDRAGNPSPPDAAAPSDARPQGPGPSRALIADIRELLPTGWSGELAGVTVEKGRTLLAQVADAVVEQVEAVFGP
- a CDS encoding response regulator, encoding MAERPATILMVDDEPQNLDLLEALLLPHGYRLLRAAAGEEALAAVRAERPDLVLLDVMMPGLDGFEVCRRLKAEPATRFIPVVMVTSLRDVEDRIRGIEVGADDFLSKPVNRHELVSRVRASLRLGYYRHLLEERARFDAVVAGLRDGIVVCDGAFRVTSCNGAAQGLLNLPPDRWAGVDLLEHLAGTFQSALPLAGLRGGRDRGMDFELTRPGETFPLTLAAQLTRTFGPDGTPETVALVVRDVTDQRREERLKGDFLSLMSHKFKTPITVIGGYVALLLRGQLGELTGRQREALQGMTQKAEELERLVDRLLTFSALAGADLTRQREVVRADAVLPAVADRVGKRYPDRKIAVAPETPLSPLMVAADPRLLEMVWENLMDNAVKFSDKTEPVIRVGMVVEGGALKCWVADNGPGLPHEKAEEIFRPFSQLEESFTGSVEGAGLGLPLVRRIVEAHGGRTWVESRLGAGTTFYFTFPLASSDSPAASASPRAPESR